One segment of Halococcus salsus DNA contains the following:
- a CDS encoding energy-coupling factor ABC transporter permease, which yields MAHIHLGEGSFPLWALVLWTVLGIGLLGVATYRVRKNGIRTSQVALAGIGAAASFAVFQLNLPVWGGIHMNLTGLVGILAGPLLGAVIALVVNVFSAALGHGAVGLLGANVLVNATEAIVAYYAFRTLVGMDWDVFPASASAATLGLSTGAVLMGAIIVVSGVNGSALPRSDLAIAVAGMVGLNLGVAVVEGLLTGFIVQFLASIRPDLVPGVTRTERDTTDGVSA from the coding sequence ATGGCACACATCCACCTCGGCGAGGGGTCGTTCCCGCTGTGGGCGCTCGTCCTCTGGACCGTTCTCGGCATCGGCCTCCTCGGGGTCGCCACGTACCGCGTCCGGAAGAACGGGATCAGAACCAGCCAGGTCGCGCTCGCGGGTATCGGTGCCGCGGCGAGCTTCGCGGTCTTCCAGCTCAACCTCCCGGTCTGGGGTGGGATCCACATGAACCTCACCGGGCTCGTCGGCATCCTCGCCGGGCCGCTGCTCGGGGCGGTCATCGCGCTCGTGGTCAACGTCTTCTCCGCGGCGCTCGGTCACGGCGCGGTCGGGCTGCTCGGCGCGAACGTGCTCGTCAACGCGACCGAGGCCATCGTCGCCTACTACGCCTTCCGTACGTTGGTGGGCATGGACTGGGACGTCTTCCCCGCGAGCGCGAGCGCCGCCACGCTCGGGCTCTCCACGGGCGCGGTCCTGATGGGAGCCATCATCGTGGTCTCCGGGGTCAACGGCAGCGCCCTCCCGCGTTCGGACCTCGCTATCGCCGTCGCCGGCATGGTCGGGCTCAACCTCGGCGTGGCCGTCGTCGAGGGACTGCTGACCGGGTTCATCGTCCAGTTCCTCGCCTCGATCCGACCCGACCTCGTTCCCGGCGTGACCCGCACGGAACGCGACACGACCGACGGGGTGAGCGCCTGA
- a CDS encoding cobalamin transport operon protein has translation MQRWKQYGGLAGLLAVCLAAGLYGFTSTGGALPYAERFGQALQRGAQEGGGPIVDLGRGVVIAGPISKGGLVTEYVAVVVLLVVLGVGLYVYAIRYRGGSDRDSGQDAA, from the coding sequence ATGCAACGCTGGAAGCAGTACGGCGGGCTCGCCGGTTTGCTCGCGGTCTGTCTGGCCGCCGGGCTCTACGGCTTCACCTCGACCGGCGGCGCGCTCCCCTACGCTGAACGGTTCGGACAGGCGCTCCAGCGGGGCGCACAGGAGGGCGGCGGGCCGATCGTCGACCTCGGACGCGGCGTCGTCATCGCCGGACCGATCAGCAAGGGTGGGCTCGTCACGGAGTACGTCGCGGTCGTCGTCCTCCTCGTCGTGCTCGGGGTCGGGTTGTACGTGTACGCGATCCGCTATCGAGGCGGGAGCGACCGGGACAGCGGCCAGGACGCGGCCTGA
- a CDS encoding energy-coupling factor transporter transmembrane component T family protein, producing the protein MTTLSNHVPDPRLITAYAEHRDSPLHRVNPWTKLGVVAVLVLAVTVVDSLAVLAGLYAATLLVYGVAKLPYRRLVRWYTLPMLFIVSVAGPITFLEPGSPILGALATPVGELSVTWAGAALFAELACRSLTVVTFALAASMTTKYNDIAYLLGRVFPAPIDQVALLTYRFTFVMLETLEDLVKSVLARGANLGEFWANRRLYARILGMTMLTAIERSERLVKSMAARGYEGDITLYGDVRRPPAREVAAVVGLFVLVIAYALVVAYGVVTI; encoded by the coding sequence ATGACGACGCTTTCGAACCACGTCCCCGATCCGCGACTGATCACCGCCTACGCCGAACACCGTGACAGCCCGCTCCACCGGGTGAACCCCTGGACCAAGCTCGGCGTCGTCGCCGTGCTCGTCCTCGCCGTCACCGTCGTGGACTCGCTCGCGGTTCTCGCCGGTCTCTACGCCGCGACACTCCTCGTCTACGGCGTCGCCAAGCTCCCGTACCGACGGCTAGTGCGGTGGTACACGCTACCGATGTTGTTCATCGTCTCGGTGGCCGGGCCGATCACCTTCCTCGAACCCGGGAGTCCGATCCTCGGTGCGCTCGCGACCCCGGTCGGCGAGCTCTCGGTGACGTGGGCGGGGGCCGCGCTGTTCGCCGAGCTGGCCTGCCGGTCGCTGACGGTCGTGACGTTCGCGCTCGCGGCGTCGATGACGACGAAATACAACGACATCGCCTACCTCCTCGGCCGGGTGTTCCCGGCCCCGATCGACCAGGTCGCGCTGTTGACCTACCGGTTCACCTTCGTCATGCTCGAAACCCTCGAAGACCTCGTGAAGAGCGTGCTCGCACGCGGGGCGAACCTCGGGGAGTTCTGGGCGAACAGACGGCTCTACGCACGGATCCTCGGGATGACGATGCTGACCGCCATCGAGCGCTCCGAGCGGCTCGTCAAGTCGATGGCGGCGCGCGGCTACGAGGGCGACATCACCCTCTACGGCGACGTCCGCCGCCCGCCAGCGAGAGAGGTCGCCGCGGTCGTCGGGCTGTTCGTCCTCGTCATCGCCTACGCGCTCGTGGTTGCCTACGGGGTGGTGACGATATGA
- a CDS encoding energy-coupling factor ABC transporter ATP-binding protein translates to MSEHPTADATGDAADTEPLVDLRCEAHTYPDGTVGMHDVEFAVHPDEVVALVGGNGSGKSTLLEHLNATLVPDEGELRVTGEEVTSENKAHARREVGFVFQDADTQIVAPTVLDDVLFGLHNYGVPTDEAERRAREALATVDASHLEDRIPHYLSGGEKRLVGLAGVLVLDPSVIVLDEPFAGLDPERSRLVADRIRRIDAEGISVVLSTHDLDTAAAIADRVCVMADGGVVSSGTPQEIFYDDDLLDRANLHPPSTVRIARGAGLDTEARPVTEAELVALLDGRSAGTDDGAVVHTDTEPTD, encoded by the coding sequence ATGAGCGAGCACCCGACGGCCGACGCAACGGGGGATGCAGCGGACACCGAGCCACTGGTCGACCTTCGCTGTGAAGCCCACACCTACCCCGACGGGACCGTCGGGATGCACGACGTCGAGTTCGCGGTCCATCCCGACGAAGTCGTCGCGCTGGTCGGCGGCAACGGGTCGGGCAAGTCGACGCTGCTCGAACACCTGAACGCGACGCTCGTGCCCGACGAGGGCGAACTCCGCGTGACCGGCGAGGAGGTGACGAGCGAGAACAAGGCCCACGCCCGTCGGGAGGTCGGCTTCGTCTTCCAGGACGCCGACACACAGATCGTCGCCCCCACCGTCCTCGACGACGTGCTGTTCGGGCTCCACAACTACGGCGTGCCCACTGACGAGGCGGAGCGGCGGGCCCGCGAGGCGCTCGCGACCGTGGACGCGAGCCACCTCGAAGACCGCATCCCGCACTACCTGAGCGGCGGCGAGAAGCGGCTCGTTGGGCTCGCCGGCGTGCTGGTGCTCGACCCCAGCGTGATCGTGCTCGACGAGCCGTTCGCCGGGCTCGACCCCGAGCGCTCGCGGCTGGTCGCCGACCGGATCCGCCGGATCGACGCCGAGGGGATCAGCGTCGTCCTCTCGACCCACGACCTCGACACCGCGGCCGCGATCGCCGACCGGGTCTGCGTGATGGCCGACGGGGGCGTCGTCAGCAGTGGCACCCCCCAAGAGATCTTCTACGACGACGACCTGCTGGACCGGGCCAACCTCCACCCACCGAGTACGGTTCGAATCGCGCGTGGTGCGGGGCTGGACACCGAGGCACGGCCGGTCACCGAGGCCGAACTCGTCGCGTTGCTCGACGGGCGGTCGGCAGGGACGGACGACGGAGCGGTCGTTCACACGGATACGGAACCGACCGACTGA
- a CDS encoding DUF456 domain-containing protein, whose protein sequence is MVEPLALVALGVLVLAVVGSLFPLIPGALLSLVGVYGYWYATGYSQPGLGLLTALTLIGLLAFVADYFSGAISAAAGGGSLVTSALAGVVGLVLFFLTGPLGLVVGVVVTVFAAEFYRHGDPIRGARTAAYTVVGMLTSTIVQVLLTLTILVAMLAVAFL, encoded by the coding sequence ATGGTCGAACCCCTCGCGCTCGTCGCCCTCGGGGTCCTCGTGCTCGCCGTCGTCGGCAGCCTCTTCCCGCTGATCCCGGGCGCGCTCCTCTCGCTCGTCGGCGTCTACGGCTACTGGTACGCTACGGGCTACAGCCAGCCCGGGCTCGGGCTGCTCACCGCGCTCACCCTCATCGGGCTGCTCGCGTTCGTCGCCGACTACTTCTCGGGGGCGATCTCCGCCGCCGCCGGTGGCGGGTCGCTGGTGACGAGCGCCCTCGCCGGGGTCGTTGGGCTCGTCCTCTTCTTCCTCACCGGCCCGCTCGGGCTCGTGGTCGGGGTCGTCGTCACCGTCTTCGCCGCCGAGTTCTACCGCCACGGCGACCCGATCCGGGGTGCCCGGACCGCCGCCTACACCGTGGTCGGGATGCTCACCTCGACGATCGTTCAGGTCCTCCTGACCCTCACGATACTTGTGGCGATGCTCGCCGTGGCGTTCCTCTGA
- a CDS encoding fluoride efflux transporter FluC, with translation MPDTHPLRTLESVVLIAIGGFSGSNLRYFVATLVPGPVGTLAVNVVGSFVLGFVLYEAIYTGILAERMQLVFTTGFLSSLTTYSTFGVQTVLLDTPLLMVGNVVATYALGFAGVFAGRALARRIEIDPERGASA, from the coding sequence ATGCCCGACACCCACCCGCTCCGAACGCTCGAATCGGTCGTCCTGATCGCCATCGGCGGCTTCTCCGGCTCGAATCTCAGATATTTCGTCGCCACGCTGGTCCCGGGACCGGTGGGGACGCTCGCGGTCAACGTCGTCGGGAGCTTCGTGCTCGGGTTCGTCCTCTACGAGGCGATCTACACGGGGATCCTCGCCGAACGGATGCAGCTGGTCTTCACCACGGGCTTTCTCTCCTCGCTCACGACCTACAGCACGTTCGGCGTTCAAACCGTGCTCCTCGACACGCCGCTCCTGATGGTCGGGAACGTCGTCGCGACCTACGCTCTCGGTTTCGCAGGCGTGTTCGCGGGGCGTGCGCTCGCCCGCCGTATCGAAATCGATCCCGAACGGGGGGCGAGCGCGTGA
- the crcB gene encoding fluoride efflux transporter CrcB has product MMEIHPAHLVGTGGAIGALCRSYVSQRLNTTYPLGTLTVNVVGSFVLGLVTFAGVGGDVALLVGTGACGSFTTFSSFSVETFQLAEADDWGRAAANAIANLVGSLAAIGLAWFLLQLVG; this is encoded by the coding sequence GTGATGGAGATCCATCCCGCCCACCTCGTCGGGACCGGCGGGGCCATCGGGGCGCTCTGTCGGAGCTACGTCAGCCAGCGGCTGAACACGACCTACCCGCTCGGAACGCTCACGGTCAACGTCGTCGGGAGCTTCGTGCTCGGGCTGGTGACGTTCGCCGGCGTGGGTGGCGACGTCGCGCTCCTCGTCGGGACCGGTGCCTGCGGTTCGTTCACGACGTTCTCGTCGTTCTCGGTCGAGACCTTCCAACTGGCCGAGGCCGACGACTGGGGACGGGCCGCCGCGAACGCGATCGCGAACCTCGTCGGGTCGCTCGCAGCGATCGGGCTGGCGTGGTTCCTGTTGCAGCTCGTCGGCTGA
- the tmcA gene encoding tRNA(Met) cytidine acetyltransferase TmcA — protein MTAALAAALRDEARRANQRRLLVLAGARDACRSAAREALAGAGIDAAATTEVTARESGSLGHERVAPKNADALLGTTRECVVLDCHDECRPNALGRAVGAVDGGGLFVLLTPPLDDWPDRRDGFDDTLAVTPFEADDVTGNFRTRLVETLRTHRGIAIVDVDTGTVERDGRTDPSPQSPRAMPSVPADSEFPRAAYEACLTAGQADCLGAFERLRTPGNALVVEADRGRGKSSAAGLAAGAFAAAGQRVLVTAPGFESAGAVFERARELLGSLDALAESDCDDRPRRIDAANGGRIRFESPSTAVESAAAADLVVVDEAAALPVDRLAGFLGAPNVAFVTTVHGYEGAGRGFSVRFRDRLDDSALDVAEARLDEPIRYAAGDPVEVWAFRALCLDARPPVDPLVADATPGTVTYERLDSRGLLADEHRLREAFGLLVAAHYRTEPNDLARLLDAPNVSVHVLLHRDHVVSVALLAREGGLPADRRRAVYEGSRIKGHLLPDVLTSQLRDEEAGVAVGQRVLRIATHDAARSRGLGSHLLDSVRERIETDWFGVGYGATPELVDFWWRNGFSTVYLATTRNERSGEHSVLMVDPLTDDGRALHDRHAQWFVERVGGTLSDSLRDLDPDVVRAVLAGAAVTADHDCSPYEWRVVASAAHGPGLAKTHPHVFRRLALAHLTDPESTALSAREERLLVMRVLQSRPASAVADELGYDSARECLRGLGDAYEPLIERYGDEAARAERARYVD, from the coding sequence ATGACCGCCGCCCTCGCGGCCGCGCTCCGCGACGAGGCACGCCGGGCGAACCAGCGTCGGCTCCTCGTGCTCGCGGGTGCGCGCGACGCGTGTCGCTCGGCGGCCCGCGAGGCGCTGGCTGGGGCCGGTATCGACGCCGCCGCGACGACGGAAGTGACCGCTCGTGAGTCGGGATCGCTCGGCCACGAACGGGTCGCGCCGAAGAACGCCGACGCGCTCCTCGGGACCACCCGCGAGTGCGTGGTGCTCGACTGTCACGACGAGTGCCGCCCGAACGCGCTCGGCCGGGCGGTCGGTGCGGTCGACGGCGGCGGCCTGTTCGTCCTCCTGACCCCGCCGCTCGACGACTGGCCGGACCGACGCGACGGCTTCGACGACACGCTCGCGGTGACGCCGTTCGAGGCCGACGACGTGACGGGAAACTTCAGAACCCGCCTCGTGGAGACGCTCCGCACTCACCGCGGCATCGCCATCGTTGACGTCGACACCGGGACCGTCGAGCGCGACGGCCGTACCGACCCGTCGCCACAGTCCCCACGAGCTATGCCGTCGGTCCCCGCCGACAGCGAGTTCCCGCGCGCCGCCTACGAGGCGTGTCTGACCGCCGGCCAGGCCGACTGTCTCGGCGCGTTCGAGCGCCTCCGAACCCCCGGCAACGCGCTGGTGGTGGAGGCCGACCGGGGTCGCGGGAAGTCGAGCGCCGCCGGACTCGCGGCCGGCGCGTTCGCCGCCGCCGGGCAGCGGGTGCTTGTGACCGCGCCGGGCTTCGAGAGCGCCGGCGCGGTCTTCGAGCGCGCACGGGAACTCCTCGGTTCGCTCGACGCGCTCGCGGAGTCCGACTGCGACGACCGGCCACGTCGGATCGACGCCGCGAACGGCGGCCGGATCCGCTTCGAGTCCCCAAGCACCGCCGTCGAGAGCGCCGCGGCGGCCGACCTCGTCGTGGTCGACGAGGCCGCCGCCCTCCCCGTCGACCGGCTCGCGGGCTTCCTCGGTGCCCCGAACGTCGCCTTCGTCACCACCGTCCACGGCTACGAGGGTGCGGGCCGTGGCTTCTCGGTCCGCTTTCGCGACCGGCTCGACGACTCCGCCCTCGACGTCGCCGAAGCGCGGCTCGACGAACCGATCAGGTACGCCGCCGGCGACCCGGTCGAGGTCTGGGCGTTCCGGGCGCTGTGTCTCGACGCACGGCCCCCCGTCGACCCGCTCGTCGCCGACGCGACCCCGGGGACCGTGACGTACGAACGGCTGGATTCGAGGGGCCTGCTCGCGGACGAACACCGGCTCCGGGAGGCGTTCGGGCTGCTCGTCGCGGCCCACTACCGCACCGAACCGAACGACCTCGCGCGCCTGCTCGACGCGCCGAACGTCTCGGTCCACGTTCTGCTTCATCGGGACCACGTCGTCTCGGTCGCGTTGCTCGCACGCGAGGGCGGGCTCCCCGCCGACCGCCGCCGCGCGGTCTACGAGGGCAGTCGGATCAAGGGCCACCTCCTCCCGGACGTGCTCACGAGCCAGCTCCGCGACGAGGAGGCGGGGGTCGCGGTCGGCCAGCGCGTGCTCCGGATCGCCACCCACGACGCGGCCCGCTCGCGCGGGCTCGGGTCGCACCTCCTCGATTCGGTCCGCGAACGTATCGAGACCGACTGGTTCGGCGTGGGCTACGGCGCGACACCGGAGCTGGTCGACTTCTGGTGGCGAAACGGCTTCTCGACGGTCTACCTCGCCACCACACGCAACGAGCGTAGCGGCGAACACTCCGTCCTGATGGTCGACCCGCTCACCGACGACGGCAGAGCCCTCCACGACCGCCACGCGCAGTGGTTCGTCGAGCGGGTCGGCGGCACGCTCTCGGACTCGCTCCGCGACCTCGACCCCGACGTCGTTCGGGCGGTCCTCGCCGGGGCCGCCGTCACCGCCGACCACGACTGCTCGCCCTACGAGTGGCGGGTCGTCGCGAGCGCGGCCCACGGCCCGGGGCTCGCGAAGACCCATCCGCACGTCTTCCGACGGCTCGCGCTCGCCCACCTCACCGACCCAGAGAGCACCGCGCTGTCGGCCCGCGAGGAGCGACTGTTGGTGATGCGCGTGCTCCAGTCACGACCCGCCTCGGCGGTCGCCGACGAACTCGGCTACGACTCCGCTCGGGAGTGTCTCCGTGGGCTCGGGGACGCCTACGAGCCACTGATCGAACGCTACGGCGACGAGGCGGCACGGGCCGAACGTGCCCGCTACGTCGACTGA
- a CDS encoding ABC transporter ATP-binding protein produces the protein MAQVTLNNVTKRYDDIVAVDDMNLEIPDGEFVTLVGPSGCGKSTTMETVAGLTIPTEGEIYIGDREVTNLPPKDRGIAMVFQNIALFPHMDVYDNISFGLRLRNFDKDETDRRVDRAAETVQMEGMLDRMPSEMSGGQRQRVAIARALVREPDVFLMDEPLANLDAKLRVHMRTELQRIHRELGTTIIYVTHDQAEAMTMSDRIAVINDGKLQQIAPPLTCYNEPANQFVAGFIGSPSMNFLRGTVGGNGFESEFVDVQFDPGTMNVSQGDSVTMGIRPEDVYPVDAAGSVANPTAEIEVTTDVLEPMGDEIFVYLLLADEAADTNLEDPEAAGNQLLMSVDPASDISEDQTMRVVLDREKVHLFDAETGDALEHGLVKPTQTESPTGTEAEGDD, from the coding sequence ATGGCACAAGTCACCCTCAACAACGTCACGAAACGCTACGACGACATCGTTGCCGTCGACGACATGAACCTCGAGATCCCCGACGGCGAGTTCGTCACGCTCGTCGGTCCGTCGGGCTGTGGGAAGTCGACCACGATGGAGACCGTCGCCGGCCTCACGATCCCCACCGAGGGCGAGATCTACATCGGCGACCGGGAGGTCACGAACCTCCCGCCGAAGGACCGCGGCATCGCGATGGTCTTCCAGAACATCGCGCTGTTCCCCCACATGGACGTCTACGACAACATCTCCTTCGGGCTCCGGCTCCGGAACTTCGACAAGGACGAGACCGACCGCCGGGTCGACCGCGCGGCCGAGACCGTCCAGATGGAGGGGATGCTCGACCGGATGCCGAGCGAGATGTCGGGCGGCCAGCGCCAGCGGGTCGCGATCGCCCGCGCGCTGGTTCGCGAACCCGACGTCTTCCTGATGGACGAACCGCTCGCCAACCTCGACGCGAAGCTCCGGGTCCACATGCGGACCGAGCTCCAGCGGATCCACCGCGAGCTCGGGACGACCATCATCTACGTGACCCACGACCAGGCCGAGGCGATGACGATGTCGGACCGGATCGCGGTGATCAACGACGGTAAGCTCCAGCAGATCGCCCCGCCGCTGACCTGCTACAACGAGCCGGCCAACCAGTTCGTGGCGGGCTTCATCGGCTCGCCGAGCATGAACTTCCTGCGCGGGACCGTCGGCGGCAACGGCTTCGAGTCCGAGTTCGTCGACGTCCAGTTCGACCCCGGAACGATGAACGTGAGCCAGGGCGACTCGGTCACGATGGGGATACGACCCGAGGACGTCTACCCCGTCGACGCGGCCGGGTCGGTCGCGAACCCCACCGCCGAGATCGAGGTCACGACCGACGTGCTGGAGCCGATGGGCGACGAGATCTTCGTCTACCTCCTGCTCGCCGACGAGGCCGCCGACACCAACCTCGAGGACCCCGAAGCCGCCGGGAACCAGCTCCTGATGAGCGTCGACCCCGCCTCCGACATCAGCGAGGACCAGACGATGCGGGTGGTGCTCGACCGCGAGAAGGTCCACCTCTTCGACGCCGAGACGGGCGACGCGCTCGAACACGGGCTGGTGAAACCGACCCAGACCGAGAGCCCGACGGGAACCGAAGCCGAGGGCGACGACTGA
- a CDS encoding carbohydrate ABC transporter permease, giving the protein MASAQAGDTQTDDDAGPLTRWVQGSISNPDRTYRAMFYVVTIFFLVTTLFPFYWLIVLALTPESAIVNMGLLPKGFNPEAFVTIFERLPFHIYLFNSFVLALGTTVIVLALASLAGYVFGRLSFPGRGLLMILVLAISYFPPAAFLLPLFRLFTGNVEILGLSSPMLFNTPGAMVLPFSALFLPLSIFILPTFYGQIPDGLEDAARVEGTTRLGALFRVIIPLSAPGVATAGVLTFISVYNEFFFSFLMTDGQAQNWAPLVWGILGYQTQYTASYNLMAAASIVGVLPVAILVVVAQERIVSGLTSGALKE; this is encoded by the coding sequence ATGGCGAGCGCACAGGCCGGGGACACCCAGACCGACGACGACGCCGGACCGCTCACCCGGTGGGTTCAGGGATCGATCAGCAACCCCGACCGGACCTACCGCGCGATGTTCTACGTCGTGACGATATTCTTCCTCGTCACGACGCTGTTCCCGTTCTACTGGCTGATCGTGCTGGCGCTCACGCCCGAGAGCGCCATCGTGAACATGGGGCTGCTCCCGAAGGGGTTCAACCCCGAGGCGTTCGTCACCATCTTCGAGCGCCTGCCGTTCCACATCTACCTGTTCAACAGCTTCGTGCTCGCGCTCGGGACGACGGTCATCGTCCTCGCGCTCGCGAGCCTCGCGGGCTACGTCTTCGGCCGGCTCTCGTTCCCCGGCCGGGGGCTGTTGATGATCCTCGTGCTCGCGATCTCGTACTTCCCGCCGGCGGCGTTCCTGCTCCCGCTGTTCCGGCTGTTCACCGGGAACGTCGAGATCCTCGGCCTCAGCAGTCCGATGCTGTTCAACACGCCGGGGGCGATGGTACTGCCGTTCAGCGCGCTGTTCCTCCCGCTGTCGATCTTCATCCTCCCCACGTTCTACGGCCAGATCCCCGACGGACTGGAGGACGCCGCGCGGGTCGAGGGCACCACCCGACTGGGTGCGCTCTTCCGGGTTATCATCCCGCTCTCGGCACCGGGCGTGGCCACCGCGGGCGTGCTCACCTTCATCAGCGTCTACAACGAGTTCTTCTTCTCCTTCCTGATGACCGACGGGCAGGCCCAGAACTGGGCCCCGCTCGTCTGGGGTATCCTGGGCTACCAGACCCAGTACACGGCATCGTACAACCTGATGGCGGCGGCGAGCATCGTCGGCGTCCTCCCGGTGGCGATCCTCGTGGTCGTCGCCCAGGAACGAATCGTCAGCGGTCTCACCAGCGGCGCGCTCAAGGAGTAA
- a CDS encoding carbohydrate ABC transporter permease: MATEQSTERGAQSGGAYTSLVRWVEGLSEAAFAYLLLVPAFLVLAVIAFWPLVSTFNMSLHADSISGAAQLGEFVGFENYVNLLTGKLDTVALPQPFLDPAQPFKSALVVTLIFTIASVFFETIIGFGQALVLDQDFRGRRWVRVAIIIPWAVPIVIQGMIFFLLFQPGIGFGVDLVQALGMSGTPLVDSAEALPILILADVWKTSAFMALLILAGLQSVDRSLYDVAKVAGASKWQQFKMITFPLVLPTVIVAVLFRTIDAMRIYGLIETTSSCTTVPSLSCLVVSTFSTRRYGTASAVAFVTAAIIAIVVSFYIVKYWRDSQEGV, translated from the coding sequence ATGGCAACGGAACAATCAACCGAACGAGGTGCACAGAGCGGCGGCGCGTACACCAGTCTGGTTCGCTGGGTAGAGGGCCTGAGCGAGGCGGCGTTCGCCTATCTCCTCCTGGTCCCCGCGTTCCTCGTGCTCGCGGTGATCGCCTTCTGGCCGCTGGTGAGCACGTTCAACATGTCGCTGCACGCCGACAGCATCAGCGGGGCGGCCCAGCTCGGCGAGTTCGTCGGCTTCGAGAACTACGTCAACCTCCTCACCGGAAAGCTCGACACCGTCGCGCTGCCCCAGCCCTTCCTCGACCCCGCACAGCCGTTCAAGAGCGCGCTCGTTGTCACCCTGATTTTCACCATCGCCAGCGTCTTCTTCGAGACGATCATCGGCTTCGGCCAGGCGCTGGTGCTCGACCAGGACTTCCGCGGCCGGCGCTGGGTCCGGGTCGCCATCATCATCCCGTGGGCGGTCCCCATCGTGATCCAGGGGATGATCTTCTTCCTGCTCTTCCAGCCCGGCATCGGGTTCGGCGTCGACCTCGTCCAGGCGCTCGGGATGTCCGGCACCCCGCTGGTCGACAGCGCCGAGGCGCTCCCCATCCTGATCCTCGCCGACGTCTGGAAGACCAGCGCGTTCATGGCCCTGCTCATCCTCGCGGGGCTCCAGAGCGTCGACCGCAGCCTCTACGACGTCGCGAAGGTCGCCGGGGCCTCGAAGTGGCAGCAGTTCAAGATGATCACCTTCCCGCTGGTGCTGCCGACGGTGATCGTCGCGGTCCTCTTCCGGACGATCGACGCGATGCGGATCTACGGGCTGATCGAGACCACGTCGAGCTGTACCACGGTGCCGTCGCTGTCGTGTCTCGTCGTCTCGACGTTCAGCACCCGACGGTACGGCACCGCCTCGGCGGTGGCGTTCGTGACGGCGGCGATCATCGCCATCGTGGTCTCGTTCTACATCGTCAAGTACTGGCGCGACTCCCAGGAGGGGGTCTGA